One Siniperca chuatsi isolate FFG_IHB_CAS linkage group LG3, ASM2008510v1, whole genome shotgun sequence genomic region harbors:
- the gcdha gene encoding glutaryl-CoA dehydrogenase a, with protein MALRGAVTRLLSNSQKCAAVTVARAQGTAAAAPEGVEEIKKPAKAPKVPFNWRDALDLEGQLTEEEIMIRDSFRNYCQEKLMPRILMANRHEHFHREIVSEMGELGVLGPTIKGYGCAGTSYVAYGLIAREVERVDSGYRSVMSVQSSLVMHPINAYGTEAQKEKYLPRLARGEILGCFGLTEPNHGSDPSSMETKAKYNPSSATFTISGAKTWITNSPVADIAVVWAKCEDGRVRGFILERGMKGFATPKIEGKFSLRASATGMILMDEVEVPQENLLPNVSGLAGPFGCLNNARYGIAWGALGAAEFCFHATRQYTLDRIQFGVPLARNQLMQKKMADMLTEITLGLQSCLALGRLIDEKKAAPEMISLLKRNSCGKALDIARQARDMLGGNGIADEYHIIRHVMNLEAVNTYEGTHDIHALILGRAITGLQSFTVGQ; from the exons ATGGCTCTCAGAGGTGCTGTCACCCGTCTGCTCTCAAACAGCCAAAAATGTGCTGCTGTCACAGTGGCCAGAGCCCAGggcacagcagctgcagctcccGAAG gTGTTGAGGAAATCAAAAAGCCGGCGAAGGCAC CCAAGGTGCCATTCAACTGGCGGGACGCCCTGGATCTGGAGGGTCAGCTGACTGAGGAGGAGATCATGATCCGGGACTCCTTCCGCAACTACTGCCAGGAGAAACTCATGCCCCGCATCCTCATGGCCAACAGACATGAAC ATTTCCACCGGGAGATTGTCTCAGAGATGGGAGAGTTGGGCGTCTTAGGCCCAACTATTAAAg GGTACGGCTGTGCAGGCACTAGTTATGTGGCATATGGCTTGATTGCCAGAGAGGTTGAGAGAGTGGACAGTGGGTATCGGTCAGTCATGAGTGTCCAGTCTTCACTCGTCATGCACCCTATCAATGCTTACGGCACAGAGGCCCAGAAGGAGAAGTACCTGCCCCGGCTCG CTCGTGGAGAAATCCTGGGCTGCTTTGGCTTGACAGAGCCCAACCATGGCAGCGATCCCAGCAGTATGGAGACCAAGGCCAAATACAACCCATCCAGTGCCACCTTCACCATCAGTGGAGCCAAGACCTG GATCACAAATTCCCCCGTGGCAGACATCGCAGTGGTGTGGGCCAAGTGTGAAGATGGCAGGGTGCGGGGTTTCATCTTGGAGCGTGGAATGAAGGGCTTTGCCACCCCCAAGATCGAGGGCAAGTTCTCGCTTAGGGCGTCCGCCACTGGCATGATCCTGATGGATGAAGTGGAAGTTCCTCAGGAGAACCTACTGCCCAACGTCTCTGGTCTAGCT GGTCCCTTTGGCTGTCTGAACAACGCCCGGTATGGCATTGCATGGGGAGCTCTGGGAGCTGCTGAATTCTGCTTCCACGCCACCCGACAGTACACTCTTGACAG AATCCAGTTTGGGGTGCCACTGGCCAGGAACCAGCTGATGCAGAAGAAAATGGCTGACATGCTGACAGAGATCACCCTTGGGCTGCAGTCATGTCTGGCCCTGGGAAGACTTATTGATGAGAAGAA AGCAGCACCAGAGATGATCTCCCTGCTAAAGAGGAATAGCTGTGGCAAAGCTTTGGATATTGCCAGACAAGCCAGAGACATGCTGGGAGGAAATGGCATCGCAGATGAGTACCACATCATCCGTCACGTCATGAACCTGGAGGCCGTCAACACATACGAGG GAACTCATGACATTCATGCCTTGATCCTGGGCAGAGCCATCACTGGACTGCAGTCTTTCACTGTTGGACAGTAA
- the syce2 gene encoding synaptonemal complex central element protein 2, whose translation MDFFFEDLPSTSQSTPKSGHEDSQMTEDTDYDSSRGKSSSVSMTEIQEQQTSSSIDDISRRVQDLVEKINDSRTSDQKVMDSFQGKLVEKVTEMCQQMKEHMYTVYEENSNEMQVKLQELSEVLESCAKLNKELLEASRALAGLREALAISQTSEP comes from the exons ATGGATTTTTTCTTTGAGGACCTACCATCCACCTCACAGTCCACTCCCAAGAGCGGACATGAAGATTCACAGATG ACAGAAGACACAGACTATGATTCATCTAGAGGGAAGTCCTCAAGCGTGAGCATGACTGAGATTCAAGAGCAGCAAACCAG TTCAAGCATAGATGACATCAGCAGGAGAGTGCAGGATCTGGTAGAGAAGATTAACGACAGCCGCACCAGTGACCAGAAAGTGATGGACAGCTTTCAGGGGAAGTTAGTGGAGAAG GTGACAGAGATGTGCCAGCAGATGAAGGAGCACATGTACACGGTCTACGAAGAGAACAGTAATGAGATGCAGGTGAAGCTGCAGGAGTTGTCAGAGGTGCTGGAGAGTTGCGCTAAGCTCAACAAGGAGCTCCTGGAGGCCAGCCGGGCGCTGGCAGGTCTCAGAGAGGCCCTGGCTATCAGCCAGACCTCAGAACCCTGA